TCAAATATGCGAGTCCTTTCGGTTACGCGATCGAAGTGAGCCGAAGCTACTCGGGAGAGCTGCCTGCGGAATACGTGCGCAAGCAGACTTTGGCGAGCGGCGAGCGCTACGTTACGCCGGAGCTCAAGGAGCTCGAACTCGCGATTACTACGGCACAGTCTCGCCAGCTACACCTGGAGCAGCAACTTTTCGAGGCCCTACTCGAGCGAATAGCGGCGCGCGCGGACGACCTTCTCGAAGCGGCTCGCGCCATCGCCGAAATCGACGTTCTTGCCGCACTCGCGCAATGCGCTGCCGAACGCGGCTACGTGCGGCCGACGTTCGTGCATGACAGCACGATCGCTATCTCGGAGGGGCGTCACCCCGTGATGGAGGCGATCTTGCATGCAAAGTTCGTACCGAACGATCTCGACGCCCAGATTGCCGAACGGCGCTTTATCCTCTTAACGGGACCGAATATGGGCGGCAAATCGACGTACCTGCGCCAAACCGGTCTCCTGACCATCATGGCGCAGATTGGTTCGTTCGTTCCCGCGAGGAAGATGGTACTCGGAATCGTGGATCGGATTTTCACGCGTATCGGCGCCGGCGACGATCTTGCCTCCGGACAGTCGACGTTCTACATGGAGATGGCCGAGGCGGCCACCATCTTGCGGCGGAGCACGCACCGGTCGCTCTTGCTCATCGACGAAGTCGGCCGCGGCACCGGTACGGTCGATGGCTTAGCGATCGCTCAGGCCATTTGTGAATTCTTGCTCGGCTTGGAAGAACAATCGCCCCTGGTGCTGTTTGCAACGCATTTCCACGAGCTCTGCGCGCTCAGCGACCACTGGAGCAGCGTCGCAAACTACCATATCACCGCGGTGGAGAATATCGCGCGGGGCGGCGCTCCCGTCTTCTCGCATCGCGTTCAGCCGGGTAGCTCATCGCGCTCGTTCGGCATCGAGGTCGGACGTATGGCCGGATTGCCGCCTGCCGTCGTCGAGCGAGCCCAAGAGATCGCCGATGCGCTCGGTTCGCAAGCCGACGTCGAGACGCGCGTCCCGTTGCGAAAAAAGATGCCAAAACGCGTTGCGCCCGAGCGCCAACTTCCGCTGTTATCCTGAGAGCGCGCTGAAAGGGCAGTCGTGGCCGGCAACGGAAGAGCCGCTTGTTGACGAGTTTGCGATTCAAATCGGTCTTTTGCCTCGCCGTCGCCGTTATCGCGGCGGCGATTGCCGACCCAATCGTCGAGTTTGCATCGAACGCCGGTTGGTTTGGCGCCGGGAGCTTCACCGATCACTCGAATCTCGATATCATTCCCGCGTTGCTTGCCGGCGTCGGTCTGTTGGCGATCTACATGGTACGAAAAGCCGCAGCCATCGTATCGAATCGTATACGACCATCGGATATTGTCCCGCTGCTGCCGCCGATCTTTGTCTTGCAAATCGTCGCGCTCTATGTCATGGAGTCGGTCGAACAGCTCGTCGTTTGGCGGCACACGCTCGGTCCAATGGTATGGGTCGGCGGCCCGTTGTTCATCAGTCTTGCCGTTCATGCGGCGATTTGTTTGCTTCTCACCTTCGCAGTCGTCCGATCGAAGCGCCGGCTCGCCGAGGGCACCCTGCGCGCCATCCAACTGATCAGCGCCTTCATTCGCGTTCGTTGCTCGAGCGGTTCGGCGCGAACGATCCCTCGCCATCAGCACGTCCGCTTCAAAGAGCTCTCCGCCATTCGTTACGCGGTCGGAGAACGCGCGCCCCCTTTGCCAGTCTAACGTAGCAGGCTGTACGTCGCTGCGGCGCGATGGAAGCGCGCGCAGCTGCAAAGGGGTTTCATATGATGTCCAGGCGCTGGATACGCATTTGTACGATTCTACTCGTTGCCGCAATTTCCGTGACCGTCGGGTTTTTGATCGTGCGCGGTCCGCTCCAGCAGCAGATCGTCGCTCAAACCGTGGAACGTAATTTCGGGCAACTCAAACTCAACGTCTTAATTCTTGGTTACCAAGCCGACGAATTAACAACCGATACGGTTATACTCGCCCATCTCGATGTCGGGCGTCGCACGGCAACCTTGGTTTCTATCCCGCGCGACACGTGGGTTTCGGTTCCGCAAGAGGGTCCGGCGAAGATCAACTCGGCCTACGCATTCGGCGGAGCCCATGCGACGGCGCGGGTTGTAAGCAAACTTTTCGGAGGCGTGCCGGTCGATGCGATCGTGGCACTCCAACCTGAGGGTGCGGCGGCGATCGTCGATGCAATGGGCGGCCTGGACGTGAACGTGGATGAAACGATGGACTATGACGATAATAACGGCGCTCTTCACATTCATCTCACCAAGGGCCCGCAGCATCTCAGCGGCATCCAAGTTGCCGAATACGTGCGATTTCGTCACGATGCGGCGTCGGACTTCGGGCGCGTCCGCCGGCAACAGCAGGTGCTCAAGCTCATGATGGATCAGATCAGCGAGCCGCAGAACTGGGCGAAACTGCCGCGGATCATGCAGCTTGCCCGAAAAGAAATGCACGTCACGGTGAGCGACGGCCAGTTACTCTCGCTCTTGACGATGTACCGCAACGTGCCCGACGAGAACATTCGTTCGTTCACTCTTCCGAGCAAGCCCGGTTGGGTTGGGGACGCGTCGGTCGTCTTCGCCGATCCGCGCTGGGCAAAGCTGATCGGTGCCGTCCTTTTCGGTCGCGGCGACCCTCCGCAGGACGAGGTGCTCGTCGCCAATGCGACCGGAAACCCCAAGTTCGACGGCACAATTATTGGCGCGCTGCGCGGCGCGGGGTGGAACGTACCGACCTTCGTCGATTCAAAGCTCAAGCGCAACAGTCTGGTGATCGGCACGTCTCCGGCGGCGGCGTCGCTGGCGAAAACTTTCGCGACGGCAATACGCCCGGGAACCAAGACCGCGCTGGTGCTCGGCGCCGATCTAGCGCCGGATACCGAATGACCGCTGAGTTCAGCGGCTCTTAGCTGCCGAGTGACGGGAAAATGATCTGCGCCGTCGAGACGACCGTAAGCGCGCCGACGATGACGACCGTCGCCCAGGCGATGGTGTTGAACGTGCGGCTATTGGTCCATGCGCCCATCAGCCGCTTGTTATTGATCAGGAGGAGCATCAGCACGAGGACGATTGGTAGCAACATGCCGTTGAGCACCTGCGAGTAGAAAATGATCGCGAGCAGGGGGGCCCCCGGCACGATCACCGCGCCCGCTCCGACGAAGATCAGCGCAAGATAGAACGAGTAGAAGATCGGTGCCTCGCGAAAGCGGTGATCGATTCCGCGTTCGAATCCAAAGGCTTCGCAGACGTAATAGGCGGTGGAGAGCGGTAGAATTGAAGCCGTAAAGACGGCCGCGTTGAGCAGGCCCAACGCGAAAAGTAAGGCGGCGAACTTTCCGGCAATGGGCACGAGGGCAACGGCTACGTCACCGACGCTATTGACCGCAATCGGATGAGCGGCGTGAACGTTATGGACGAAGATCGTGGCGGCACACGCCACGATGATGAAATAGGCAATAACGTCGGTCCATATTCCTCCCGTTACGACGTCGAGACGCGAAAACCGGTATTCCTCTTCGCGAATGCCTTTGTCGACGATCGCCGCCTGGATGTAGAATTGCATCCAGGGTGAAATCGTCGTTCCAATCACGGCGATGATCATGATCACGTACGCTTTTGAGGCCTGCCAGTGAGGGATGATGCTTTGGCGAAGTACGTCCTTCCAGTCGGGGTGCACGAGAAATGCACTAACGACGTACGCAATGTAGACGAAACAAAAGACGAAGAAGATTCGTTCGACGACTTTAGCCGTCCCACGGGTAACAGTGAAGAAGACGAAGCACGCAGCCGCCACAACCATTGCAATCTTGAACGCCTCGGGATTCGCCACGTGGAGGTATCCACCGAAAATCGGCGCCGACGCGGCGACGCCGGCGAATTCGGTGGCCGTATTCCCGACGTCGCCGAGAACGAAGAGCAGCAAACACCAAAACGTGATCTTAACGCCGAAATTCTCACGGATAAGGTCCGCTAGGCCCTTGCCCGTGACCGCGCCCATGCGCGCGCACATCTCTTGAACGACGATTAACGCTATGGTGATCGGAATCAGCAGCCAGAGCAGGGTGTAACCGAACTGCGCTCCTGCCTGGGAATAGGTTAAGATCCCGCCCACATCGTTGTCGGCGTTGGCCGTGATGATGCCCGGCCCCACGATGGAAAGAAACATGATGACCGAGCGCAACGCGTTTGGACGCGCGATGCGTGGCGACGAGGTCATAGTTCCTAGCTGACCAGAGCTCGCCAAAAGCTAAAGCTTGGCGTTCGGTCGCCTTGGTTTGCGCGAAGCGTATCGTCGTGGAGCGGCGCACCGGCCGGACGGAATACGCGGCCCCAGAGATCGAGCAGAAATTCAAGGACTCTTTTCATGGCACGTTACCTCCTTTTTAACTAACGGTTTGCCGCGCCGAACGAACGGGCGCAGCATCTACTACCTGGTCCGTCGTCCATGGCTGGACATCACCCCCTTTCCAAAATAAAAAAACTGTCGCTCTCCTCGCCAGTCGACAGTTCGAGAAACTACGCGCGGCAGCCGCGCTATCTCCCTCAGAGTCGAGCTTTAGCACTGCACGACGTAGTACCCTGACATCCCGGACCGGGGCGAGGGACCAGCCGCATTAGATTCCGCCTTGATTCGGCGGGATCTGGTCACCCGTTGGGGTCTCTCGACCTTTCCGGGCAGCGGCATCTCTTCGTGCAGACGCCTCACCTAACGAGGAATCCTTCACCAGAATACTCCCGACCGAGGCTTTGTCAACCCCGAGCCGAGAACCCACGTGTCGTGTCAATGATCCGCGAGCTGGATGCGGTGACGATCGGTCAGATTGCCGCCGGTGAGATCATCGATCGTCCGGCTTCCGTCGTCAAAGAGCTCGTCGAGAATGCGGTGGACGCTGGAGCCACTCGCGTCACGGTCAATATCGAGCGCGGGGGCCTGGATTTGATTGAAGTCGTCGACGATGGTATCGGTATCGAGCCCCTCGAGTTGCCGGTTGCCTTGCGCCGCCACACGACGAGTAAGTTGCGAGCCGCCGAGGATTTAGAGTCGGTAACGACGCTTGGATTTCGCGGCGAAGGTTTGGCGTCGATCGCGGCGGTTGCGCGAACCGAGGTGCTCTCCCGCACGGCCTCGACCGCAGTTGGCATGCGAGTTCGTGCGCACGCGGAGGATATCGAAGCGGGCGAGCCGATGCCGTCGCCGATCGGGACCTCGGTGCGCGTCTACGCGCTTTTCGATAAGGTACCGGTGCGTCGCGAGTATCTACGCTCGCCCAGCAGCGAGTTCAACCGCATATCGTCGTGGCTCTCGAGTTTTGCCTTGGCGTACTCCGACCGAACTTTCACTCTCCGACACGATGGAAAAGACGTGTGGGTTATGCCGGCGAGCGCCGACGAGCACGAGCGTCTAACGATGGTCTTCGGACGCGACGCGGCGCACGCGTTGCTGCCGCTCGACGGTGAGGCGGGGCGAACGCTCGGGGGCCGGCTGCGCGGCTTCATCAGCGCGCCGGGGCACGACCGGCCCGACCGCCGAATGCAACTGCTCTTTATCAACGGCCGGCTTGTGCGCAATGCAATGGTGGCGACGGCGTGGACCAGCGGTTACGCTACGTTTGCCATGGCCGGACGCCATCCGTACGGTGCGATTATCCTGGATCTTCCGCCGGAGCAGGTCGATCCCAACGTCCATCCGACCAAGAGCGACGTTCGCCTGAGGCATGGCGCGCAGGTCTTCGATGCGGTACGCCGCACCATCGGTGCGACGCTCTCACAGGATGCAAAATCTAGGTTTCGCGATCATGCCGTAGCATTCTCGATGGGCAATCTGTCGTTTTCGCCCTCGGAAGTTGCGATGCGCCTGCGGGTTCTGATGCAGCTCGATCGTACGTACATCCTCGCAGGGGACGGCGAGGCGCTGGTTTTGGTCGATCAACACGCCGCTCACGAGCGCGTCGCCTATGAGTCGATCCTGAGGTCGGCGGCCCAGCAAAAGTCGACCGAGCCGCTGCTCGTCCCGCGCGTTGTCGAACTCGACGCTGCAGGTAGTGCAGTCCTCGACCCGATGATTGAAACGCTGCGCGAAGGCGGCCTGGAGATCGAGCCCTTCGGTGAGCGAACGTATCGCCTCGTCGCGACGCCGATGGGCTACGGCGCCCGGCGCTTCGATCTGGAGGCGTTCGTCGACGATCTGAGCGAGGATCCCAAACGAGTCGGCTCGCGCGAACGAGTTTGGGCATCGCTTGCATGTCATTCGGTTACGGTCGCCGGCGAAGTCCTCGCGCTCGAGGAGATGACGACCTTGGTCGAGCGCCTGCAGGGTTGCGAAAACCCGATGCATTGTCCGCACGGGCGGCCAACGATGGTGCGTCTGGGCCCAAACGAAATCGCTCGCATGTTCAAGCGTGTCTAGCGATTCGAACGTATTAATACTGGCCGGTGCGACGGCGAGTGGCAAGACCGAGCTCGCGATCGAGCTAGCGCGCGAGTTTAACGCCGAAATCGTCGGCGCGGATTCTCGTCAGGTCTATGCGGGAATGCCGATCGGGACGGCGGCTCCATCGCCACAACAGCTTGCCGAAGTTCCGCACCACCTTATTGGCTTCGTCGATCCATTCGAGCGCTATTCGGCGGCACGATATGCGAGCGATGCCATTCGCGCGTTGCGTGAAATTCGCGCGAGAGGAAAACGCGCAATCGTTACCGGCGGCACGGGCTTTTACATTCGCGCCCTAACGGGTGCCGTGAGGCTGGCGCCGCAGTACGACGAAGCGCTTCGCGAACGCCTCATTCGGGAAGCGCGGCTTCACGACTCGGCATTTCTTTACCGCTGGCTGCAATACCACGACGCGGTTCGTGCGCGCGCAATCGACGAGCACGACACGTATCGTGTGTTGCGGGCGCTCGAAATCGCATTCGGCGCACGGGCGGCTCGGACGCCGGATACGCCGGTCCATACGCTGGCAAGCGAAGGCTTTCGCTGGGTGCTGATCTTTATCGACGAACCGTGGAGCACGATCGACGCTCGAATAGCGCGCCGAACTTCCCAGATGCTTGCCGGCGGGTTGATCGAAGAAGCCGAAACCGTCGGAGATGCTGCGGTCGCCGCAACCGCCGTGGGCTATCCGCAGGCCTGTGCTTACCTGCGCGGATGGAGCACGGCCGACGAGCTGCGCGCGTCGCTCGAACGCGCGACTCGGCGCTATGCGCGCCGGCAGCGAGCATGGTTTCGAAGCGAACCTTCAACGCTGTGGCTCGATCGTGAATCGGTAAGAGCAATAGTACGGGAAAAACTGCACTGGTGTTCGAAACGCGATTGATGCACGTCACGAAGATGCACGGAGCCCGCAACGACTTTCTCGTTATCGATGGGCGAGCGCATCGCTTGACGGACGCTGCATCGTTTGCGCGATGGGGGTGCGATCGACGCGCAGGCGTCGGAGCCGATGGGGTGATCGTGCTCGAGTCATCGAGCGTCGCCGACGTGCGCATGCGCATCATCAATGCGGACGGTTCCGAGGCGGAAATGTGCGGCAACGGCATTCGATGCGCGGCGCGCTGGCTTGATGAAGCCGGCGAAGGCGATCGCGTTGCATTCGAGACGTATGCCGGCGTCGTTCGCACGCAGGTCGCCGCCCGCGAACCGGAATATTTGATCCGCGTCGCGATGGGCACTCCCGTCATCGGAACGCTGTCGCTTTCGATGATTCCCGAGGCCTCGTTCGTCGAGGTCGGAAACCCCCACGTCGTTATTTTTCGTTCGGAGATCGAACGCTTCGACTTGGAGACGCTTGCCGAGGCGCTGCAACACGAGCCGCGTTTTCGTGGCGGAACGAACGTGCACGTGGCGACCCGGTGCGGCGAACGAGCGCTCGAGGTTCGGCACTGGGAGCGCGGCGTCGGATTGACGGCGGCATGCGGAACCGGCGCGGTCGCATGCGCGGCCGCCGCAATCGCACAAGAAATCGTTGCCTCGCCGGTCGAAGTTTTCGTTCCCGGCGGTCGTCTCATCGTTGAATGGCC
This Candidatus Eremiobacterota bacterium DNA region includes the following protein-coding sequences:
- a CDS encoding LCP family protein; translation: MMSRRWIRICTILLVAAISVTVGFLIVRGPLQQQIVAQTVERNFGQLKLNVLILGYQADELTTDTVILAHLDVGRRTATLVSIPRDTWVSVPQEGPAKINSAYAFGGAHATARVVSKLFGGVPVDAIVALQPEGAAAIVDAMGGLDVNVDETMDYDDNNGALHIHLTKGPQHLSGIQVAEYVRFRHDAASDFGRVRRQQQVLKLMMDQISEPQNWAKLPRIMQLARKEMHVTVSDGQLLSLLTMYRNVPDENIRSFTLPSKPGWVGDASVVFADPRWAKLIGAVLFGRGDPPQDEVLVANATGNPKFDGTIIGALRGAGWNVPTFVDSKLKRNSLVIGTSPAAASLAKTFATAIRPGTKTALVLGADLAPDTE
- the dapF gene encoding diaminopimelate epimerase translates to MFETRLMHVTKMHGARNDFLVIDGRAHRLTDAASFARWGCDRRAGVGADGVIVLESSSVADVRMRIINADGSEAEMCGNGIRCAARWLDEAGEGDRVAFETYAGVVRTQVAAREPEYLIRVAMGTPVIGTLSLSMIPEASFVEVGNPHVVIFRSEIERFDLETLAEALQHEPRFRGGTNVHVATRCGERALEVRHWERGVGLTAACGTGAVACAAAAIAQEIVASPVEVFVPGGRLIVEWPGSGNADLIGPAVRVFETEVIARVDARA
- the miaA gene encoding tRNA (adenosine(37)-N6)-dimethylallyltransferase MiaA; translation: MSSDSNVLILAGATASGKTELAIELAREFNAEIVGADSRQVYAGMPIGTAAPSPQQLAEVPHHLIGFVDPFERYSAARYASDAIRALREIRARGKRAIVTGGTGFYIRALTGAVRLAPQYDEALRERLIREARLHDSAFLYRWLQYHDAVRARAIDEHDTYRVLRALEIAFGARAARTPDTPVHTLASEGFRWVLIFIDEPWSTIDARIARRTSQMLAGGLIEEAETVGDAAVAATAVGYPQACAYLRGWSTADELRASLERATRRYARRQRAWFRSEPSTLWLDRESVRAIVREKLHWCSKRD
- the mutL gene encoding DNA mismatch repair endonuclease MutL, whose protein sequence is MIRELDAVTIGQIAAGEIIDRPASVVKELVENAVDAGATRVTVNIERGGLDLIEVVDDGIGIEPLELPVALRRHTTSKLRAAEDLESVTTLGFRGEGLASIAAVARTEVLSRTASTAVGMRVRAHAEDIEAGEPMPSPIGTSVRVYALFDKVPVRREYLRSPSSEFNRISSWLSSFALAYSDRTFTLRHDGKDVWVMPASADEHERLTMVFGRDAAHALLPLDGEAGRTLGGRLRGFISAPGHDRPDRRMQLLFINGRLVRNAMVATAWTSGYATFAMAGRHPYGAIILDLPPEQVDPNVHPTKSDVRLRHGAQVFDAVRRTIGATLSQDAKSRFRDHAVAFSMGNLSFSPSEVAMRLRVLMQLDRTYILAGDGEALVLVDQHAAHERVAYESILRSAAQQKSTEPLLVPRVVELDAAGSAVLDPMIETLREGGLEIEPFGERTYRLVATPMGYGARRFDLEAFVDDLSEDPKRVGSRERVWASLACHSVTVAGEVLALEEMTTLVERLQGCENPMHCPHGRPTMVRLGPNEIARMFKRV
- a CDS encoding Nramp family divalent metal transporter translates to MTSSPRIARPNALRSVIMFLSIVGPGIITANADNDVGGILTYSQAGAQFGYTLLWLLIPITIALIVVQEMCARMGAVTGKGLADLIRENFGVKITFWCLLLFVLGDVGNTATEFAGVAASAPIFGGYLHVANPEAFKIAMVVAAACFVFFTVTRGTAKVVERIFFVFCFVYIAYVVSAFLVHPDWKDVLRQSIIPHWQASKAYVIMIIAVIGTTISPWMQFYIQAAIVDKGIREEEYRFSRLDVVTGGIWTDVIAYFIIVACAATIFVHNVHAAHPIAVNSVGDVAVALVPIAGKFAALLFALGLLNAAVFTASILPLSTAYYVCEAFGFERGIDHRFREAPIFYSFYLALIFVGAGAVIVPGAPLLAIIFYSQVLNGMLLPIVLVLMLLLINNKRLMGAWTNSRTFNTIAWATVVIVGALTVVSTAQIIFPSLGS